A window of the Mucilaginibacter sp. cycad4 genome harbors these coding sequences:
- a CDS encoding RNA-binding protein: MKVFIAGLPLEVDEAELTAVFGDFGPVKSLRIIKDRETKESKGFGFVEMVNEDEAKEAIRCMNGASYYGRRITVNVAEDKGPGFNGGGQKGGFRRN, from the coding sequence ATGAAAGTATTTATTGCAGGTCTTCCTTTAGAAGTAGATGAGGCCGAATTAACAGCTGTTTTTGGTGATTTTGGGCCGGTTAAATCGCTCAGGATCATTAAAGATCGCGAAACAAAAGAGAGTAAGGGTTTTGGTTTTGTGGAGATGGTTAACGAGGATGAAGCGAAAGAAGCGATACGTTGCATGAATGGAGCAAGTTATTACGGCCGCAGGATCACGGTTAACGTAGCCGAAGACAAAGGTCCTGGCTTTAACGGTGGTGGCCAAAAAGGTGGCTTCAGGCGTAATTAA
- a CDS encoding YCF48-related protein: MKLNRIFISGTLFCSVWFNSVLKAQTITILQQDKPTSIRGLSVVDDNTAWISGSKGYIAKTNDGGKTWNWQQIKGYEKSDFRDIEAFNDHEAVIMSSGTPSLILKTVDGGQTWQEKYRKTDTTYFLDAMDFADNHHGYILGDPINNKFLLLETKDSGETWNESENAPDALPGEAAFAASGTCLRVSGKGAIYIVSGGSSARLISLQLHNNQWQYSNLPLTHGKSSEGAFSISTGQNAGIIIGGDYANDKKTDSVATIHTVHPVLTFTPSQTGPAGFQSGVEYIKSGIFLSTGTPGSNITTDGGKTWKQIDGTSFNVCRKAKHGTLVLLAGNSGKIAVLKL; the protein is encoded by the coding sequence ATGAAGCTAAACCGCATTTTTATTTCAGGTACCTTATTCTGTTCTGTGTGGTTCAATTCTGTCCTGAAAGCACAAACTATTACTATTTTACAGCAGGATAAGCCAACAAGTATCCGTGGTTTATCGGTAGTTGATGACAATACGGCATGGATAAGCGGCAGCAAAGGATACATCGCTAAAACTAACGACGGCGGTAAAACCTGGAACTGGCAGCAAATAAAGGGTTATGAAAAATCCGACTTTCGGGATATCGAAGCTTTTAATGATCATGAAGCCGTGATCATGAGTTCGGGCACGCCGTCCCTCATCTTGAAAACAGTTGATGGCGGACAAACCTGGCAGGAAAAATATCGAAAAACAGATACAACCTATTTTTTAGACGCCATGGATTTTGCCGATAACCATCACGGTTACATCTTAGGCGACCCAATCAACAATAAATTTTTATTACTGGAAACCAAAGACAGTGGTGAAACCTGGAACGAGTCGGAAAATGCCCCGGATGCACTACCCGGAGAAGCTGCTTTTGCAGCGAGTGGAACATGCCTCAGAGTATCGGGCAAAGGAGCGATATACATCGTTTCAGGAGGTAGCAGTGCAAGGCTTATTTCCTTGCAGCTTCACAATAATCAATGGCAGTATTCAAATCTTCCTCTTACTCATGGAAAAAGCAGTGAAGGGGCTTTTTCAATATCGACAGGGCAAAATGCCGGTATTATTATCGGGGGGGATTATGCCAATGATAAAAAGACAGATTCAGTGGCAACTATCCACACGGTTCACCCTGTCCTCACATTTACACCATCACAAACAGGGCCGGCAGGTTTTCAATCAGGTGTTGAGTACATAAAATCCGGAATATTCCTTTCCACAGGCACTCCCGGGAGCAACATCACTACAGATGGAGGCAAAACGTGGAAGCAAATAGACGGCACAAGCTTTAACGTTTGCCGTAAGGCAAAACATGGCACACTCGTATTATTAGCCGGAAATAGCGGTAAAATAGCTGTTCTAAAATTGTAG
- a CDS encoding RES family NAD+ phosphorylase — MNVYRISQTKYARDRKGSGIDGRWNSLGQYMIYTGGSLALSCLEKLAHSPGTALYAGDFSVIIFQIPDNLPVFEITVNKLQKLNTNWHKVINYPVTQLLGDTWLRKMETAVLKVPSAIIDLEYNYLLNPAHPDYNKITISSVNKFTFDPRLKAQ; from the coding sequence TTGAACGTTTACCGGATAAGCCAAACTAAATATGCCCGTGACCGCAAAGGCTCAGGAATTGACGGCCGATGGAATTCATTGGGGCAATATATGATCTATACAGGTGGTTCACTGGCTCTTTCATGTCTCGAAAAACTGGCGCATTCGCCTGGTACAGCCTTGTACGCCGGCGATTTTTCGGTTATCATATTTCAGATACCGGATAACCTGCCTGTTTTTGAAATCACTGTAAACAAACTTCAAAAGCTTAATACTAACTGGCATAAAGTAATTAACTACCCCGTTACGCAATTGCTTGGCGATACCTGGCTTCGTAAAATGGAAACGGCCGTATTAAAAGTACCATCGGCAATTATTGATCTGGAATATAATTACCTGCTTAATCCGGCCCATCCCGATTATAACAAAATAACTATCAGCAGTGTAAACAAGTTTACTTTTGATCCGCGGCTTAAGGCGCAATAA
- a CDS encoding LacI family DNA-binding transcriptional regulator: protein MTGGNKNDKVNMKTLAKELNLSTATISKALRDSYDISPETKLKVMEVAKRLNYVPNAYASSLRKQSSNTIAIIIPEIADSFFSQAINGIESVIAPKKYHALIYLTHDSYEREASMFNDLASGRVDGLIMSVASSTQDTGHIKTLQETGISIVFFDRVCEDITADKIITDDYNSAYNAACHLLQAGCKNISLVTISGYPTILTAREQGYRNALTDNGFAAKDTGIVTCSNKYTEENVNMIKAHLATVKPDGIIATVEQLATATYLACDELKLQIPGDVKVVCFTNQITAAILNPSLTTILQPAYDMGKQAAEILFGRLSGRLMETEQELVMPSQLIARASTAS from the coding sequence ATGACCGGCGGTAATAAGAACGATAAGGTGAATATGAAGACGCTTGCGAAAGAGCTTAACCTTTCAACCGCGACCATATCCAAAGCGTTGCGCGATAGCTATGATATCAGTCCTGAAACCAAACTGAAGGTAATGGAAGTTGCAAAACGCTTAAATTATGTACCTAACGCTTATGCCAGCAGTCTCCGCAAACAAAGCAGTAACACAATAGCCATCATTATACCCGAAATTGCTGATAGCTTTTTTAGCCAGGCCATTAACGGAATTGAAAGCGTTATCGCCCCTAAAAAATACCATGCGCTGATCTATCTTACTCATGACAGCTATGAACGGGAGGCATCCATGTTTAACGACCTGGCCAGCGGACGGGTGGACGGCCTCATCATGTCGGTAGCCAGCAGCACGCAGGATACGGGCCATATTAAAACATTACAGGAAACGGGCATCTCCATAGTTTTTTTTGACAGGGTATGCGAGGATATTACTGCCGATAAAATTATAACCGACGACTATAACAGCGCCTACAACGCTGCCTGTCATCTGCTACAGGCCGGATGTAAAAACATCTCATTGGTTACCATCAGCGGCTATCCTACTATTTTAACCGCCCGGGAACAAGGATATCGCAACGCTTTAACCGACAATGGGTTTGCAGCTAAAGATACAGGAATAGTAACCTGCTCAAATAAATATACGGAGGAAAACGTAAATATGATCAAAGCGCATTTGGCAACCGTTAAACCCGATGGTATCATAGCCACGGTTGAGCAATTGGCGACCGCTACCTACCTGGCCTGCGATGAACTGAAACTACAGATTCCCGGTGATGTAAAAGTTGTTTGCTTTACCAATCAAATTACCGCGGCCATACTTAACCCATCGCTTACTACTATTTTGCAACCCGCGTATGATATGGGCAAGCAGGCAGCCGAAATACTTTTCGGCCGCCTGTCCGGGCGGCTTATGGAAACCGAGCAGGAACTGGTAATGCCATCACAATTAATTGCAAGGGCATCAACAGCCTCTTAA
- a CDS encoding antitoxin Xre/MbcA/ParS toxin-binding domain-containing protein — MSKAIKRNTAIEARQGQAASRPYVFTDAPMQVFNDLLMPYETYFKSPLAKLGAIKQGLRSNSITDLLKVTGATQSDIAKWLHITEPTLRKHLQSTHELNQGLSEHIIQLFELFDKGLDTFGTLDEFKGWLKHYNPGIDAIPFDLLDTITGISIVISQLIRIDYGVLA, encoded by the coding sequence ATGAGCAAAGCAATTAAACGTAATACAGCTATTGAAGCCAGGCAAGGGCAGGCTGCATCCCGCCCTTATGTATTTACCGATGCGCCTATGCAGGTTTTTAATGATCTGCTGATGCCTTATGAAACCTATTTTAAATCGCCTTTGGCCAAGCTTGGGGCTATAAAACAAGGGTTGCGTTCAAATTCCATCACTGATTTATTAAAGGTAACCGGCGCCACTCAAAGCGATATTGCCAAATGGTTGCATATAACCGAGCCTACTTTGCGTAAGCATTTGCAAAGTACACATGAATTAAACCAGGGGCTTAGTGAGCACATCATTCAACTGTTTGAGCTTTTTGATAAAGGCCTTGATACCTTTGGCACCCTTGACGAGTTTAAGGGCTGGCTAAAACACTATAATCCGGGTATTGACGCTATCCCTTTTGATTTACTTGATACCATAACAGGTATTAGTATTGTAATAAGCCAGCTTATCCGTATTGATTACGGTGTGCTTGCCTAA
- a CDS encoding terminase small subunit — MKPDISSFNNAAQVERLIDKYFAHIKGKYHIEQKPVKNSKDNAETIEQKVWDREPEPATLSGLALALGFNSRQELHDYIQHGRFSQAVKQGILRVEASYEAHLHQNATGAMFALKNMGWNEKHDPSPNTEAGNVLTVKILSSGPPPAGSEKEVKL; from the coding sequence ATGAAACCCGATATATCTTCCTTTAATAACGCCGCCCAGGTTGAGCGGCTTATTGACAAATATTTTGCCCACATAAAGGGTAAATATCACATTGAACAAAAACCGGTAAAAAACAGTAAAGACAATGCAGAAACTATTGAACAAAAGGTTTGGGACCGTGAACCCGAACCTGCAACCCTATCGGGACTGGCCCTTGCACTTGGCTTTAACAGCCGGCAGGAGCTTCATGATTATATACAGCACGGCCGGTTTTCACAGGCTGTTAAACAGGGGATTTTACGCGTAGAAGCCAGCTATGAGGCTCATCTGCACCAAAATGCAACCGGGGCAATGTTCGCGTTAAAAAACATGGGGTGGAACGAAAAACATGACCCATCACCAAATACAGAGGCAGGGAATGTTTTAACAGTGAAAATCTTAAGCTCCGGCCCGCCCCCTGCCGGCAGTGAAAAAGAGGTAAAACTATAA